In the genome of Parus major isolate Abel chromosome 2, Parus_major1.1, whole genome shotgun sequence, one region contains:
- the RECQL4 gene encoding ATP-dependent DNA helicase Q4 translates to MRVLSGISTLVVLSTGMGKSLCYQLPAFLYHRHSGSISLVISPLVSLMDDQVSGLPSALKAVCIHSNLSQSQREAAMEKVRSGKAQILLLSPESLVGSGSSSRFFRDFPPVAFACLDEAHCVSQWSHNFRPAYLRICKVLRERFGVRCFLGLTATATAATARDVAQHLGIPPENGIGICAAGIPENLRLSVSMDSDRDQVRSDLRSFQGGFVLFXSWFLVEMELTTQ, encoded by the exons ATGAGGGTCCTTTCTG GAATCTCCACGCTGGTGGTGTTATCCACAGGGATGGGCAAATCCCTGTGCTACCAACTTCCCGCTTTTCTCTACCACCGACATTCCGGCAGCATCTCCCTGGTCATTTCCCCTCTCGTATCCCTCATGGATGATCAG GTTTCCGGCCTCCCCTCAGCCCTCAAAGCCGTCTGCATCCATTCCAACCTCTCCCAATCCCAGCGGGAAGCAGCCATGGAAAAA GTCAGGAGCGGCAAAGCCCAAATCCTGTTGCTTTCCCCGGAATCTCTGGTGGGATCGGGATCTTCTTCCCGTTTTTTCCGGGATTTCCCTCCGGTGGCTTTTGCCTGCCTGGATGAGGCTCACTGCGTCTCCCAATGGTCCCACAACTTCCGGCCCGCTTACCTCCGGATCTGCAAG GTTCTCCGCGAGCGCTTTGGCGTCCGATGCTTCCTGGGCCTCACGGCCACGGCCACGGCGGCCACGGCTCGGGACGTGGCCCAACATTTGGGAATTCCTCCGGAAAACGGGATCGGGATCTGCGCCGCCGGAATTCCCGAAAACCTGCGGCTCTCCGTGTCCATGGACTCCGACCGGGATCAGGTGAGGTCGGATTTGAGATCGTTCCAGGGCGGTTTTGTTCTTTTTTNCTCCTGGTTCTTGGTGGAGATGGAGCTCACCACACAGTGA
- the LRRC14 gene encoding leucine-rich repeat-containing protein 14: MDSLLFLCARRIVAHRPLPALPADLYPVLFQAAFLDGRPLVLRDLVAAWPFPVLNFQRLVGRRELLRDHPCKLCVQAVILAVVAQLRRELEEPDRDSSGCRLRVLDVTGVPDDPAGRAPDGMSVWSGTVALAKACVEVSKHQREFQRRGSKRHKGRSGAATAAAAPQPPGVDVHADLFVNGTSYGILRDALQTGAAGPLRLKCREFQAEKLSLAGIVSLLESLDPSCVRRVDLRFRNLGLTGLSVILPHLSRFPELRSLKLQYSNVDVRRPTPESAIGIRCLAGQLGMLPSLRELNLGSSRLSGNLRQILW, encoded by the exons ATGGattccctccttttcctctgcgCCCGCCGCATCGTCGCCCACCGCCCTCTTCCCGCCCTTCCCGCCGATCTCTATCCCGTCCTTTTCCAAGCGGCATTCCTGGATGGAAGACCCCTGGTCCTGCGGGATTTGGTGGCCGCTTGGCCTTTCCCGGTGCTCAATTTCCAGCGGCTGGTGGGGCGCCGGGAGCTGCTCCGGGATCATCCCTGCAAGCTCTGCGTCCAGGCCGTCATCCTGGCCGTGGTGGCGCAGCTCCGGCGGGAGCTGGAAGAGCCCGACCGCGATTCCAG CGGGTGCCGCCTGCGGGTGCTGGATGTGACGGGAGTTCCGGACGATCCGGCCGGCCGCGCTCCAGACGGGATGAGCGTCTGGTCCGGCACCGTGGCTTTGGCCAAGGCTTGCGTGGAGGTTTCCAAGCACCAGCGGGAATTCCAGAGGCGCGGATCCAAGCGGCACAAAGGTCGCTCCGGAGCCGCCACGGCCGCGGCCGCTCCGCAGCCCCCGGGCGTCGACGTCCACGCCGACCTGTTCGTCAACGGAACGTCCTACGGGATCCTGCGCGACGCGCTCCAGACCGGAGCCGCCGGCCCGCTGCGCCTCAAGTGCCGCGAATTCCAAGCGGAAAAGCTCTCCCTGGCCGGGATCGTGAGCCTGCTGGAATCTTTGGATCCTTCCTGCGTGCGGAGGGTGGATCTGCGCTTCCGGAATTTGGGATTGACCGGGCTCTCGGTGATCCTGCCGCACCTCTCGCGCTTCCCGGAGCTGCGCAGCCTCAAGCTCCAGTACAGCAACGTGGACGTGCGGCGCCCGACGCCGGAATCGGCCATCGGGATCCGGTGCCTGGCCGggcagctgggaatgctgcccAGCCTCCGGGAGCTCAACCTGGGATCCTCCCGGCTCTCCGGGAATCTGCGCCAGATCCTCTGGTGA